CCACCCACTCCTTTGTTGATCCACAAATGATCGCAGTGCTCCTTTCCCTTTTGGTTATTTGGCTCTCCCTTATGCCACAAGTTTGATGCCACCGGTTCACCGCTCGAGTGCCACACATGATTACCCTGCTTCGCCAAGTCGTTACCGGAGGCCCAATAGGAGTCAACTATGTTGTTATCGATAAGGTACTTAGATATCAGCTTCAATTCTTCCAGGCTGTCATATGCGATCAGCTCTGCTTCCATTTGTCGACAAGATTCGAAGGCAGCGTACCAATTCTTCTGAATTTtactttgaataaaataataatttgatcCGATCTTGACGAATGGATCTGTGCTTATGTTCAGGTAACCAGGAATACCTAATTGGAATATAGACAAATTAAGCTTTAAGACATACACTTGgaaaaaacaactttaataCAAACCATCAATAACAATCGGTGTTATTTTGTAGGCCGTAGACAAAGAAATGATTGCCAAAAAGGCACTCAGTGCATTAAACTTTAACAACATTTTGTAGTTACTATAAATTTGCTTGTTCAACACGTCTCTTTTATACTAAATTGGCTGCAGAAATATGACAGAGCTATCTTAAAGATAAGAAGATTACATAGTTAAATGTTATACAAAAGATTTAAGTAGGCTTTTTGGTATACCCTTATCACTTGGTATCACTTACCATCTAAGCCCTTCAATCATAGGGCCCTTTGactcatattttcaaaatggtTCGAGTAGCTTATTAACTCATATAACTCATGACTCAGGAAAGATCTACctcaataatttaatattatttacaagAGGCAAAGAACTCTgatacaataaatattattattaaagaagCATTTCTCATTCCTTGGTATTAAGTTCTTTTGAAACTTTCTCGTCCGTGTACAAAAGTAGAAGAGACAAATTTCGCAGCCATTAGTGGAATTCAAATATAATTGCCCGGCAAAAGAATCGGCCAACTGTGGGGCCATTAAAAATCACTCGAAACTGCTTAGACTGCAAATtgtgttttacattttttccctCATTATTTGCACACGGAAGTTGGACACGAATTATGGCCAATGTATAATAGCCATTAAAACTTTCTTGTTTGCCCCGGCAAGTTGGCGGTGggtggaaaagcgggaaagcaGAAGCACCTAgcaggaaaatgggaaatggtaaatggaaaatggaaaaccgAAATAAGCCAAGGTGGCCGGAGCTTGAGGTGGAATACGAGTGTTAGACGAAAACTTTTGCAATAATCATTTCGCTGCCTGACTGACTGTCGCTGTCCTTGGCAGGACAAAGCGTTGGCAGGACACACATAAAGCTgtgtaaaacaaaaatacaaaaaatcctGGGGAAGGAAAGAACAACTCGGATAGAAAAATTCAGCAGAGCGGAGCTCCGCAATTGCGCGACTGTCAATACGAAACGAACAATTATATGGTGGCTGAAAAGGGGGAGGGAAAaagctggaggaggagcatCAGGAGCTGACCAACTAGCTGCCAATGACAATGGACAATggccacactcacacacacacctacACACCCAAAGGCAACATTGTCCTTCTGAATTATTGAGCGTGCAACTTGTTGAAAATCCAAGGATACCAAGGATATCAAAAGGGAGATGCTGCGGGCGAACGCGAATTctatgtgtttgtgtgtgtgtgctaccTTAATTTACTCATTTcaacaaaatgttaaaaatttaccAAGTTATTTTCCCACGGGAATGTGGCCTAGAGAAAGGGGAGGGTCTGCAAAAAGAGCCAAAGCGctgaaaacaattaaaaagtttcaggcgCTGAGGAATGACGAAGAATGCGCCAAGAAATGTGGATGGGTTAATGGCTTTTTAATGGGTTTGGGTTGTAAGGGGTTGAGGATAGCTTTcctagaaataaaaaaaggttttgaagcgtggaaaaaaaggggggatGTCCTTGGGAATTAACACAACTTTGAGCATGCATTTTCAATCTTCAATTTCTTGCCACCAATCAGTCAAAATTTTTTCAATCAACAAGGGAACATGAATTAGCTAGAATACGAGtgaactttattttttaagttgtacCCACTCTACATTTTATGTAGCTATTTAGATGCCACACCTTCCCCACAAGTGGATATCCGTTAATTTCATTGGACCATTTGCAACAGCAGCTCACAGCTGGCCCGAATGGCAGTCACGTCGATATTGTATGGCCAATTTGTTCGTGACTAACACTTTCATGGGCTGTTAGCCAAGTCCGGTGGAGGAGCATTAAACTGCCACAGTTTGCTCGCCAAATAAGCGGAGATGTGGCCAAGTAGCCACAGGGAATAAAAGCCAGTGATGTATTCAGTGAGTTGAACAATTGAATCTTGATTTTATGTCCTTTGGAAAACTAAAGAGGATTAAAGGAGCTTAGCGTTCGATGGCAATAGGCATGTccccatttttgttttttaaattatacctaaatttaaattaattaattatattatattaaatttgttctTCTAATTCCACGAATTCGTGTAGTCATATCAATGAACCGTATCAGTGGTACCAATAAAAATCTGCCAGTTATCGTGGGAACCTCGCACATATTTATTGTGTCTTCGAACCCATACAGAAGGCAAAATTTCCGGCAAATAAATAGTGGCAAGGGAATGACCAAGCTTCTCAAAAGCGGCTAATGataacaagaaaatatatttacagcaGAATAattatttcctatattttcaaaatatttcctatatttcaaagtatttcctatatttcaaaatattttctataaataaaaaaattttcattttgtagattttttttctgaaaatgATTTCTTCTTTCGATTTCGCTTGCAGAAAATGTTTGAATAGAGATGGCCAAACTTTCACGACGTGCCTCGTCGTCTGCAGCAACGCCcgccacagcaacaacagcaagtaCAGCAACTACAGGAGCAACATCGGTCAACCCAAGTCATGCCACAGGCGCCGCACAGCAACGAGAGGAGCAGCAACAGCCACTGGGAGAAGGTCAGCAATAtacaaagcagcagcagcagttgcaacatcagcagcagcaacgcaTTGCACGTCGTGCCgccagcaacatcaacatcaacagcagcagcagcaacaacaaccgacCCCAAGCAGCAGCGCTCATTGACACGAGTCCAGATGTCCTCCATGAGAATCCACCGCCATCACCGACACCGGCGGCGCTTTCCaaccacagcagcaacagcaacagcagtagcagcaacaGCTACCACAGCAacactgccacgcccacagcaCCCGCCCACGCCCACGTCACGGCCACGCCCTAcatgccgctgctgccgccgggCGAGCGGAATCTGACGGAGGCGGAAAATGCGGCGGAACGGGCCAGGATCCGGGAGGAGTTCTTCGCCACCTATGACGTGATGACGGGCGTCCGGATAGCCGCCACTTTGGGCGGCTTCTTCGGCCTGATGGTCTTCCTGATCGTCTGGAAGAgccggagcagcagcaacgagACCCTGAAAGTCCTCAAGGATCCCAAAATGGCGGCAGTGGCCGCGGTTTGcatgcaggaggaggaggagcgcgAGATCCACGACGCCATCGTGGCCACGGGAATGTCCATTTATCCGGATGAGTACGATGCGATGGTCTACCGCCGGCAGCGGATGCTCTCGCTGGGCAACGTGAGTGCTCCGCCGCTGCTGAACCGGGGATATCGCTGTGGTTCCATGGGTAAGTCTTCCGGGAAGGgtatttaactaatttattaGAAATTTATCATGAATAGGAGTCGATTTGCCTATATATTTTAGGAAATAATTTTCCTAAATATAGAAAAGTGTTTCTGTAAAGATAAATAGTTgtctaaaattaataaaatttaccaTAAATTTGAGAAATTGTTTCTTAAACCCACAAAGTAATTTTCTTAAACGtagatttttttcttaaaactaGAATTATGAAAGCGAAATCACCAATgagttaaaaacatttttggaggTTCCTTTAAGGAACTGAAActtacttttctaaaatcaagaaaatctgccattttgagaattttttttaaaatccagaGAGTAGGTGCTTTTTTCAAACATAGccttttttagaaaaagtttttttgaaaactagaAATATGAAGGCAACATCACcattaagttaaacaattttgggcaaaccataaaaaatcaccatatatttaaaaaaagaaaaatatttttcgaaatttaagaTAGTTAATTCATCCGTTTCTATGGTTTTCTGAAATCCAGAAATATGAAGGCAACATCAACATTAAGTTAATCAATATTGGGCAATCCATAAAAATTCaccatatatttaaaaaacaaaaaccaatttttcgaaatttaagaTAGTTTTTCAATCCGTTTCtatggttttttaaaaaaaacttttttttcccaatttgtgaagtttagaaatttttaaatttaggaaaacattttttttacgtgtttagataaaatataataaaaagttcACGTTATTCCCGTTCCAGGTGGCGTCGGCGTGGGTGTTCCCGTGGGCTACAGCTACCTGCTGGAGCCGCCGCGTCGCTTCTCCTACTCCTCCATgtccggcggcggaggaggcccGCCCGGTTCCGGTCACGTGGGTCGTCGCAAGAGTGGCTCGGAATCCTCGCGCATCTTCAGCAACTATCCCATGGGCGGCAGCTTTGGAACGGATGACTACTTCGTGGAGACGGAGGACGAGCTGGAGGCGGAGGAGTACCTGCAGCCAGGTGCCGCGGCAGATGAGCCGGACGAACGGCAGCTTCACCAGAGGACGGACTCCACGCGCAGCAAGCCGGGATTTCTGTCCGTACCGATGGCGGTGAGTGAAAGGGGAGAGTTTAGAGCTCACTGATCTTATGCAATGAATCCACCTCCTATGAACCCACAGGGTCACGACTCGCGGCGCAGCAGTGCCATGACCTGCTGCAGCACCGATAGCTCCTACCTGGAGCGGCGCACCTCCGCCTACATGGGTGGCTGCATGGGCAACCTGCCGACGACGCTGCAAAGGAAGCTATCGACTGCCTCGCGGACATCGAGCATCGACAACTGGGACTACTACTACCCGGATATCCAGGTTATACAGCCGACGCCCAAGGCCTCGCCCTGTCCCTCGGAGCGCAGTGTCCACGAGGGATCGATACCGGGATCGAGGAGCTCCTCCAATCTGAGTGCCAGCAACATCAGGCGAAAGCACAGCATCGTGTCCTACGATCCGGATAGTGCGCATTCCGGCCGGGAGCAGCAGATCCATTCGATCAGTGCGGACACCGTGGACGTGTATCCTTATAACCAAGAGGATCTTCCCAAGCCGGTGCAGTCGGCCCCGCCCACTGCGTTCCACTTCTGCGACTCGCCCTCCGAGGAGCTGCGTCTGGGTGTCCGGCGGAAGCTCACTTTGGTGGAGCTGCAGCGCAAcgagagcaacaacaatagctTTCCCTACACGGCCAATGCAGCGgttcctcctgctgctccctCAACTGGGGTGACCAGTTCCAGCGTGGACAGCAGTGTGGACAGCACTCCCGCCAGTCTGGAGCGGCTGAATGGAGCGGGTAGCGCCGGAAGCGCCAGCTTGGCCACCATTTCGGTGTCCAACAAACTGCCGCCGGCGCTGATGGGCAACAACAATCCGGAGAAGCGAGCTCCGTTGGCCTCGTTAAGTTCCTTCAAGATCTCCTCGCTGGAGTGCCCCGACTCGGAGCTGCGCTCCCTGGACGAGGATTCGGTTTTTGGGCTGGAGAGTCCGGCGGACACGGACGATGATATGCAGCAGCTGAGCAGCGACAgcgaggagcaggaggcggCTGCCCAGGCGCAGGCTCAGGCCGCCTCCCTAATCCGGTCaagtggaggaggaggtggtaaTGAAACGAAGCCCAATCCTCTGCTGCCCGTCAAGCGGATGAGCCTGACCAGCTCGGGGGGATTGCCCAGTGGAGTAGCGGGTGGTGGAGGAGCGCGACCACGGAGACCGCTGCTCCAGAGGCATCGCACCATCAGCGTCACCTCCAGCGATCGGGTGGCGCTGATCAATCAGCccctgcagctgcagcagttccACATGGGCCTGCCCATCCAGGCGGAGGCGCCACCGCTGGAAACCCACTTTGGTGCCGTGGTTAGCCAGAGTCCTCCGCGGCGTGCACCGCTGCTGCAGCAGTACAGTGATCcgcagacgacgacgacgaccacAACGACCACGACGACGGAGGAGGACACCTGCTCCACGCTGAACACGGAACTGGGTCTGGTGGAGGCTTCCTCGGGAGCAGCACTTGCCGGCGGTGGAGAGTCAGCCAACCAAACGCAGTACAGCAGCCTCAACACGGTGATCAGCATGGGAAGGTCCACGCCCAGTCCCAttaccattcccattcccatctcCGTTCCCCAACCAGCCAAGCAGCCAGCTCAACTGCCAACGAATGCCATCCGGCTGCAGCACGATCCCTGCCCCTCGTCCGTCTCCGACTCGGTGATAGCCACCCGGCAGCAGCAGAGCATCTGCATGCCCGCCTCCCTCAAGGATCTCATCCTGCGCAAGGGAGCGGGTACAGCCAGTCGGAGTGCCACCAATTTGAGCTGTGAGAGTGGAACTGCGCCGCCCGCCGTCATGCTGGAGCTTCCCCTGATCCGGCTGCccaacgaggaggaggaggaggagaaggagcagcacgaggggcaggagcagcaggacgGCGAGAAGCGCGATCCCAGCCTGCCCGGAACTTCCAGGAAATGGTCCAAGGAGACACTCTTCTAGCCCAGCTGGTTTCCACTGCTCCCACGAAGGCAGTTCCCCGGGCCGGGCCACTATTTAAGAGCTTAGCAACTGACTTTGAACGCATGCTGATGGGATCTGCAGTGAAAGCGCCCCCTAGAGGACAAAATTGGAACTGAAGATTCCTTTAAAACTCCCAAAAACTTCGaaaactacactcaaaaaattgttcgccctgaattttagaaaatttgattcactggcgattttctTTCAAAGGCCTAgcactcacttcaatcaaaaaggcaacgaaacgaaaatctctatacaaaaatgacaggcggaaaatttcgtgatcaaaaatttgtatggagattttcatttcataggctttttgattgaagtgagtactaggcataaaataaaacaaatttcaactggtaaagaaaactttattcaagttaatgtaaaatttaaaaaatacaagataTTTCCCTGAAATATAGAGAAAAATCGGCAGTGAGCAAATTTCTAGAATTCAGGGCGAAACATTTTTAGAGTGTATCTTCCGTTGACCTTTTATTTCCGGATATTAGAATCCTAAGTACTTTAATCTTAACATCGAAACATTTCTcgaaaattacttaaaaaacccaggagttttcaaaatattccCATTTCTGGGGGAGCTTTCACTGTAATTTCGGTAGTCGCATGGTCTGGCAACCAACTTCCTGGGTTGCTCGAGACCCGGAACTAAGAAACACGAGTATTGACGAGTATTTAGGCATAGATAAGGAGGATTAGATTAAGCGCATTTAGTCAAAACATAAGTTAGTCGGGTCTGGCATGCGGAGTTACAGTAGTACATGCCTACTAATCATGACGAGAGTAATGAACAGCAGCATGAACAACAACGTATTCGTACTTAGAGACTGTTGTCTATTATTGTTAATAGAACTCTAAAAGTTAAGTAGTGATACTCGGATTTATTTTTCACACTTTATCTATAAAACCAAAGTGCAGGCGTACGAATATAcatgtatatatttgtatgcGGCCCCATGCTGAGAAGAAggtttatatatttctatagGTATACCGCCAGCCGCCagaaaacatatatatatcggtCTTTCTATCTCTGTCTCTCACTCTCCCCATTACGGAATGAAAACTCTTCTAGTGTCTTAAACAGCAGCCAAATACTTAAAGTATtgtaatttagaaattttatagATTGCACAACAACTTCGAATCAAGTCGAATCGATCGAGATCGGGATCGCAACAGAAGTACTCTGACAGAAGACCTTAAGGACCTCAGAAGGTCCACCCGAAGATGCCTAAATGTCTTTTACGCGTAGCTAGACAAAAGTTGCAGACTTTCTAGGAAAATTTCCGCATTTCCCCGCTCCTGCCTCTTCGAAAACGAAttgttggaaaataaaatagagtTGTTGTCAGCATATAGAGTTACAAAGcgaatataaaaattgaaaaccaaaaaaaaaataaacaaacagaaCATATATGTAAACAATTTCCTAACTCATCCCACCTACGCATCTctatttttctatgaaaaGCTAAAGCCAAGGGAAGGAATGCATACGAAAggggaaataaatcaaataacttgTATTATTCAAATCAAAATACATAATTAGTGGTCGAAACGCCAGATAATTTGATAATAGAGCTGCATTTTGAGGTGCCCTTAGCCCCCAGAGACTTTCTCATATGCCTGAGCCTCAGCCTGAGCCTGATTTGTACCTTTCCTATGCataagtatatatttatatacaccACACATGTATAAATCGAGCcctatttgaatattttttaatactagTAAGTATTTTGTACGACGAGATCAACTCGAAAGGCGCCTAAGAAATGCAAAATGGTATATCAAAAGGAAAccccccaaaaacaaaacaaaacaaaacacttaATTGTTGGTTATATGCTGAAGAACGTAAGAGTAAatgaaaattcgaaaatattgtaattGTAGCGTTGATTTGTTTCAAATGagcaaaaatatacatataactAATTACGTAGATAAATATACATACCTATATTTAATGAAACCAATGAGCAAACCTAACTTGTGTAAGTCAAAGAGTAGCGGAACCAATTGTTAAACCTAAGCATAATAAATCTGTAATAAAACTGAGCTGTTGTATTAAATGAACAATAACAATGTTGACGACAAAGTTTGGATATCGACAAACTTCGAATACGAGTACTTAGTGTTTTTGCTGGAAAACTCTTCATTCTTCTCTTCTTCCCCTTTTGGTTGCGATGTTTTCTTTTATACTTTTGTACTAGCACCTTTTCCTTTCCTAATCCGACCTGATTTCCTGATAATGTTCATGAACTCGATGTCTATATGTACCTCTAGCTAAACTCAAAGCATAATTGATCAAATTGGTAAACGAAAGCAATtcgaaattaaacaaaatatgtgTACTACTAACGCGCAAAACAGAATTATTAATGCAAGATTACTTTAAAGAAtggattaaaatttttaaaaagtatgagctattaaagaacaaacttagttaaatgttatatatatgaaaaaccaataaaattgATGTACATGTTAGCGATATTAATGAGAAATGTGACAAGTGAAAAATAAACCAGAAGAAAATACATATACACAAGTTGCCAAGAGACATTCGCTTCTATTTGGGATTCTCAATTTGTTACGCCTAAAGGGGATACATTAAACTAAGATGACGGGGATGCTGGATGCCCACTTTAGTATCTGTACTTGGTGGAGTAATCCTTCGGGGAGACGACGAGACCCCGGCCCTTGCGGGCACCCCTGTACACCGTTTCCACGATGTCGATCATCTCCTGCTTGTCCTCCAGTGGCCAGTTGATCTTGTTGTTGTTACCGGTGCCCAGATCGATCATGATGTGCTTGTTGCGGAAGAAGAACATCACCGTGCAGGGATCGTACAACTCGTACATCTTGTTGAAGTCCGGCACCTCGGTGATGTCCACCAAGTAGATGACCGCGAAGTTCTTCACCTTCTCGGCGATGCTGTACATCACCTCGTCCATCTTCATGCAGGCGGGGTCCCAATCGTGGCCGAAGCGTATAACCTGGAGGAGAATCAATGCTGGTTACTCATGTGGATGGACGACCAAGTGGTGCTCCACTGGGGTATGGAATTTTTCCTTCTCCGACTACTCACAACCACGCGGTCCTCCTCGGAGAGAATGGCCTGGTCCACCTGCCAGCCATTGTGCAAATGTGGGAGCATATACGACATCCTGGCGagttattttactttaagttcgcggagaaaaattaaaaacgtaaacaaagtcttaaaaatttgAGATGGACAAGTGCCGATAAATTTGACTCTcttaaatatcgatattttatcGCGGCGTGTTGCCAGTGTGAACGAAGACCTGTTTGTAACGACTTTTCAAAAAGGTCGTTTAACAAACAcagcaaaaaaattgtaattattaaacagctgtactttaaaaaattacatctTAATTAGTACATGGCCATTTTTAGCAATAATGGCAACTTTTTTATTGTGATTATGTAGATTAACAACGGAAGTGGGCTAAAGCGTATTAATCTACCAAACAATAAAGGAAGTAGACAAatatagtaaaaataaaacaaattagacaattttgaCATCATTTTGATGGCATGcattttattatgattattttgatTCTATAGGGTTTCCATAACTTAATCTACCACACGATAAAAGAAGCTGTTTTTGGTTGTGGTGcctggcaaataaagaaatgagTTTTCGTGCATACATCGTCGTTCAGTCCAGCATTTGTTGATTAATTCTAATATGAAACgtatatcgattttacataatgtaatatcaattttaacttgatatggggcaaggtaaatttgatatggtcgaaatgaatatttaatgtaaaaacgATTTGGATCTATCTACCACACAACAAAGTAACCCGTTTTTGGCTGGGGGGCCTCACAAATGTAGTTATGAGTTGAAATGCATTTTGCGTCATTTAGTCCACGCAATCCGTACCTGAACCACAAACCATCGCACCGCTCATTATTATCATCATTACTTGGCTCTCCCGGAATCCACAAATCCGAAGAAACAGGCTGTGCATTCGAGAACCAAACAT
The genomic region above belongs to Drosophila takahashii strain IR98-3 E-12201 chromosome 2L, DtakHiC1v2, whole genome shotgun sequence and contains:
- the LOC108057808 gene encoding uncharacterized protein, which encodes MAKLSRRASSSAATPATATTASTATTGATSVNPSHATGAAQQREEQQQPLGEGQQYTKQQQQLQHQQQQRIARRAASNININSSSSNNNRPQAAALIDTSPDVLHENPPPSPTPAALSNHSSNSNSSSSNSYHSNTATPTAPAHAHVTATPYMPLLPPGERNLTEAENAAERARIREEFFATYDVMTGVRIAATLGGFFGLMVFLIVWKSRSSSNETLKVLKDPKMAAVAAVCMQEEEEREIHDAIVATGMSIYPDEYDAMVYRRQRMLSLGNVSAPPLLNRGYRCGSMGGVGVGVPVGYSYLLEPPRRFSYSSMSGGGGGPPGSGHVGRRKSGSESSRIFSNYPMGGSFGTDDYFVETEDELEAEEYLQPGAAADEPDERQLHQRTDSTRSKPGFLSVPMAGHDSRRSSAMTCCSTDSSYLERRTSAYMGGCMGNLPTTLQRKLSTASRTSSIDNWDYYYPDIQVIQPTPKASPCPSERSVHEGSIPGSRSSSNLSASNIRRKHSIVSYDPDSAHSGREQQIHSISADTVDVYPYNQEDLPKPVQSAPPTAFHFCDSPSEELRLGVRRKLTLVELQRNESNNNSFPYTANAAVPPAAPSTGVTSSSVDSSVDSTPASLERLNGAGSAGSASLATISVSNKLPPALMGNNNPEKRAPLASLSSFKISSLECPDSELRSLDEDSVFGLESPADTDDDMQQLSSDSEEQEAAAQAQAQAASLIRSSGGGGGNETKPNPLLPVKRMSLTSSGGLPSGVAGGGGARPRRPLLQRHRTISVTSSDRVALINQPLQLQQFHMGLPIQAEAPPLETHFGAVVSQSPPRRAPLLQQYSDPQTTTTTTTTTTTEEDTCSTLNTELGLVEASSGAALAGGGESANQTQYSSLNTVISMGRSTPSPITIPIPISVPQPAKQPAQLPTNAIRLQHDPCPSSVSDSVIATRQQQSICMPASLKDLILRKGAGTASRSATNLSCESGTAPPAVMLELPLIRLPNEEEEEEKEQHEGQEQQDGEKRDPSLPGTSRKWSKETLF
- the Dim1 gene encoding thioredoxin-like protein 4A, which encodes MSYMLPHLHNGWQVDQAILSEEDRVVVIRFGHDWDPACMKMDEVMYSIAEKVKNFAVIYLVDITEVPDFNKMYELYDPCTVMFFFRNKHIMIDLGTGNNNKINWPLEDKQEMIDIVETVYRGARKGRGLVVSPKDYSTKYRY